In Leptospira bourretii, a genomic segment contains:
- a CDS encoding ABC transporter ATP-binding protein gives MKIYRKLWPYLTKYKYRLSLGVFLSIFVSIFNGASLTSLIPIFDSLGTGENYKFQIALTKKDQSLLAEYKKPDRLEGLKYWEWQFANLKQSTNEELADKKPDDLVYLFCLIILPIYFLKLICLAGTVYFVNSAGLLAVSDLRQALYKKLQVLPLNEFYREKTGVLMSRVINDVDIVGKVVSNDLKDAINDFFYIVTHLIILLVLSWKLFFLLFIVIPLIVGPVSTFADRIRRTTKNQQEQLSELNGDLQEVISGIRVIRAFSMEDKEANRFLKVNQNLSDKTFKTHFYHQIGPALTELSGSVVTMVFLGIGAYLLEDASFSKGMFIAFFLTLIFLMRPLKQMSILVNLIQASVIASDRVFEILGRNVDIKELEVPNQLGPLSKSIEYKNVSYLYPNTEIYALKNINLTLPRGGTIAIVGSSGAGKSTLVDLLPRLIDPSEGGIFWDEVNAKDLSLDNLRKRIGVVSQNIFLFNGSVRENIAFGKPDASEEEIRRAAEDAFASEFIEAFEEGYDTIVGERGVMLSGGQRQRISIARTLLANPEVLILDEATSALDTESERLIQQAFVRLYENKTVIIIAHRLSTVKIADTIYYLENGEIVESGSHADLLKNQNSKYKRLYDMQFSSST, from the coding sequence GTGAAGATTTATCGAAAACTCTGGCCATACTTAACAAAATACAAATACAGACTTAGCCTCGGTGTTTTCTTGTCTATATTTGTTTCCATTTTTAATGGGGCCTCCCTCACGTCTCTCATTCCGATTTTTGACTCTTTGGGAACAGGTGAGAATTATAAGTTTCAAATTGCGTTAACGAAAAAGGACCAATCTCTCCTGGCGGAATATAAAAAACCCGATCGTTTGGAAGGTCTCAAATATTGGGAATGGCAATTTGCAAATCTAAAACAGAGCACAAACGAAGAACTCGCTGATAAAAAGCCAGATGACTTAGTTTATCTATTTTGCCTCATCATTTTACCAATTTATTTTTTGAAGTTAATTTGCCTCGCAGGAACAGTTTACTTTGTCAACTCAGCAGGACTTCTTGCAGTCAGTGACCTCAGGCAAGCTTTATATAAAAAACTCCAGGTATTGCCTCTCAACGAGTTTTATCGTGAAAAAACTGGCGTACTGATGAGTCGAGTGATCAACGACGTCGATATTGTAGGCAAAGTAGTTTCGAATGATTTAAAAGATGCTATCAATGATTTCTTTTATATCGTGACCCACTTAATCATTTTACTTGTGTTAAGTTGGAAATTGTTTTTTTTACTATTTATTGTTATTCCTTTAATTGTCGGCCCCGTAAGCACATTTGCTGATCGGATTAGAAGGACCACTAAGAACCAACAAGAACAATTGTCTGAATTAAACGGTGACCTACAAGAGGTCATTTCTGGAATTCGAGTCATCCGAGCTTTTTCCATGGAGGACAAAGAAGCAAATCGATTTTTGAAGGTTAATCAAAATCTATCTGACAAAACTTTTAAAACGCATTTTTATCACCAAATTGGCCCCGCCTTGACAGAGTTATCTGGTTCAGTTGTTACAATGGTATTTTTAGGGATTGGTGCTTATTTATTAGAAGACGCCAGTTTTTCTAAAGGGATGTTTATTGCATTTTTTCTTACATTGATATTCCTGATGCGTCCACTGAAACAAATGAGTATTCTTGTAAATTTAATTCAGGCTTCCGTTATTGCAAGTGATCGTGTGTTTGAAATTTTAGGAAGAAATGTGGATATTAAGGAGCTGGAAGTCCCAAATCAATTAGGTCCACTCTCAAAATCTATCGAGTATAAAAATGTTTCTTATTTGTATCCCAACACCGAAATTTATGCATTAAAGAATATCAATCTTACGCTTCCGCGTGGAGGTACCATCGCCATTGTTGGTTCTTCTGGAGCCGGAAAATCTACGTTAGTCGACCTTTTGCCTAGACTAATTGATCCAAGTGAAGGTGGAATTTTTTGGGATGAGGTGAATGCAAAGGATCTGAGTTTAGATAATTTACGTAAACGGATTGGAGTAGTATCTCAAAATATTTTTCTATTTAACGGTTCGGTTCGTGAGAATATTGCTTTTGGAAAACCAGATGCTTCTGAAGAAGAAATAAGACGTGCTGCCGAGGATGCATTTGCTTCAGAGTTTATTGAGGCCTTCGAAGAAGGTTATGATACCATTGTTGGAGAACGTGGTGTTATGTTGTCCGGTGGCCAAAGACAAAGGATTTCTATTGCGAGAACATTACTTGCAAATCCTGAAGTTTTGATTTTGGATGAAGCCACTTCAGCCTTAGACACAGAATCGGAACGTCTGATCCAACAAGCATTCGTCAGGCTGTATGAAAATAAAACAGTTATAATCATTGCACACCGTTTATCGACGGTTAAAATAGCAGATACAATTTATTATTTAGAAAATGGTGAAATAGTGGAAAGTGGAAGTCATGCGGATTTACTCAAAAACCAAAATTCTAAATACAAACGTTTGTATGATATGCAGTTTTCTAGTTCTACCTAA
- a CDS encoding ABC transporter substrate-binding protein — protein sequence MRTLSLVFFLLSLTFCRKETPDFDLKIALPSDPAHLDPLHITDLSGQKLAKFIHQGLWIQNPEGFHSPWILSYRKIPHPTKNLWWFQMNPSSPSVEDIQFSLSRLVLESYPRKRDYQFLVQVQSLPENQLELEFKPGTLETEWKEKLSLPFASIIGKKEWETNTFKSYGKYKLIDWKKNEYIDVQRQKEEDKNFPEKIRFLILPQSSTSLFLYRKGKLDAFKLTDFLLSLPEANSEFTVTKKGRSVQYVAINQKNPCFDNHFRAAVNFSIPRELIISKLLENHADLSYGPVPIQYIEKMAKGKTITGEIYNKDLAKKELEQSTCFPKIKLMELEFRMRGDDENQAKGRAIKQALEEIGLTIKLKPMEKAPLYKENGEGKGDLTLLTWYSDFDSVWNFLDPLFHPNKVGNGGNRSFYQNKEVGNILDKPFKNNQDAIKAIEIIRKDKPWIFLWSIQENYLVSKEFLRYNVLADFL from the coding sequence ATGAGAACCTTATCCCTTGTTTTCTTTCTCTTGTCCCTCACTTTTTGCCGGAAGGAAACTCCTGATTTTGATTTAAAAATTGCACTTCCCTCCGATCCGGCACATTTAGATCCCCTCCATATCACTGATTTATCGGGTCAAAAATTGGCGAAATTCATCCACCAGGGCCTTTGGATCCAAAATCCAGAAGGATTCCACTCTCCTTGGATTCTTTCTTACAGAAAAATCCCTCATCCAACAAAGAACCTTTGGTGGTTCCAAATGAATCCTTCCTCCCCATCTGTGGAAGACATTCAGTTTAGTTTGTCTCGTTTGGTCCTAGAATCCTATCCAAGAAAAAGGGACTATCAGTTCTTAGTCCAAGTTCAAAGTTTACCAGAAAATCAACTGGAGTTAGAATTTAAGCCGGGCACTTTGGAAACCGAATGGAAAGAGAAACTCAGTTTACCTTTTGCTTCTATTATTGGGAAAAAAGAATGGGAGACGAATACTTTCAAATCCTATGGAAAATACAAACTCATCGATTGGAAAAAAAATGAATACATCGACGTCCAAAGACAAAAAGAAGAGGACAAGAATTTTCCGGAAAAAATCCGTTTTCTCATCTTACCACAATCTTCTACTTCTTTGTTTTTATATCGGAAAGGAAAGTTAGATGCGTTTAAACTCACTGACTTTCTTCTTTCTTTGCCTGAGGCAAATTCTGAATTCACTGTTACCAAAAAAGGTAGATCTGTTCAATATGTGGCAATCAACCAAAAGAATCCCTGCTTTGATAACCACTTCCGCGCCGCAGTCAATTTTTCCATACCCCGCGAACTTATCATCAGTAAACTCCTAGAAAACCATGCAGATCTTAGTTATGGTCCAGTTCCCATTCAATACATCGAAAAAATGGCGAAAGGAAAAACTATAACCGGCGAAATATATAACAAAGATTTGGCGAAAAAAGAACTAGAACAATCCACATGTTTTCCCAAAATTAAATTGATGGAATTGGAATTTCGAATGCGTGGCGATGACGAAAACCAAGCCAAAGGAAGAGCCATTAAACAAGCATTAGAAGAAATTGGTCTTACCATCAAACTAAAACCAATGGAAAAAGCTCCCTTGTATAAAGAAAACGGGGAAGGTAAAGGAGATCTTACATTACTCACTTGGTATTCTGATTTTGATTCTGTTTGGAATTTTTTAGACCCACTATTTCATCCGAATAAAGTAGGCAATGGCGGGAACCGCTCTTTTTATCAAAACAAAGAGGTGGGAAATATTTTAGATAAACCTTTTAAGAACAACCAAGATGCAATCAAAGCAATAGAAATCATACGTAAGGACAAACCCTGGATATTTCTTTGGTCGATCCAGGAAAACTATTTGGTTTCTAAGGAGTTTCTTCGTTATAACGTGCTCGCCGATTTTCTATAA